Proteins co-encoded in one Zygotorulaspora mrakii chromosome 5, complete sequence genomic window:
- the SWD1 gene encoding COMPASS subunit protein SWD1 (similar to Saccharomyces cerevisiae SWD1 (YAR003W); ancestral locus Anc_4.123), with protein MTNLLLQDPFAVLKEYPEKLTHTLENPLHTECLQFSPRGDYLALGCGNGGVVIYDMDTNRPILALGSKLGAHVRSVQAISWSTCGRYLLTASRDWYVKLWDLENHSQPIKEICVGSPVWTCQWIDSSRGLCVATALEEETSFLINFEGQPALTPLIDASDRDLSNNQGYVISLAVHHTLKNIVITGSSKGWVTFYRLDSVPKVIMSQKIANSNIKHVAISQTGDKLAINSSDRTIRQYSLRISGDTMTVDMKLEHKYQDVINKLQWNGIFFSSKSADYLVASTNGSSAHELYLWETTSGTLVRVLEGSEEELMDIDWNFYNMCIASNGLESGDVYIWSIIIAPKWSALAPDFEEVEENIDYQEKEDEFDQVDELEQQQELNQVEEVDIDLITNERFDVRGNDLLVPLFTIPTNYERILMMQLPKQ; from the coding sequence ATGACGAATCTGCTCCTTCAGGATCCGTTTGCAGTACTGAAGGAATACCCAGAGAAGCTTACGCATACTCTAGAAAATCCACTTCACACGGAATGCCTTCAATTTAGCCCCAGAGGCGATTACTTAGCGCTTGGCTGCGGGAATGGAGGAGTCGTGATTTACGATATGGATACCAACAGGCCTATATTGGCTTTAGGCAGCAAGCTTGGAGCCCATGTCAGATCGGTTCAGGCCATTTCGTGGTCTACCTGCGGTAGATACTTGCTCACTGCTTCACGGGACTGGTATGTGAAGTTATGGGACCTCGAAAACCATAGTCAACCAATAAAAGAGATTTGTGTTGGCTCACCAGTATGGACATGCCAGTGGATTGATTCATCTCGTGGACTCTGCGTGGCAACTGCGTTGGAAGAAGAGACCTCATTCCttatcaactttgaagGTCAGCCTGCTCTAACTCCGTTGATTGATGCAAGTGATCGTGATTTGTCAAATAACCAAGGCTATGTAATTAGCTTAGCAGTTCACCACACACTTAAAAATATAGTCATAACTGGATCTTCTAAAGGTTGGGTTACCTTTTACCGGCTGGATAGTGTTCCAAAAGTAATTATGAGTCAAAAGATagcaaattcaaatataaAGCATGTGGCAATATCGCAAACTGGTGATAAACTTGCAATCAATTCGTCAGATAGAACAATTAGGCAATATTCTTTGAGAATCAGCGGAGATACTATGACTGTTGATATGAAATTAGAACATAAATATCAAGATGTCATAAATAAACTCCAATGGAATGGTATATTTTTCAGTAGCAAATCGGCTGATTATCTGGTAGCATCTACAAACGGATCGTCAGCACATGAGCTCTATCTCTGGGAGACGACATCTGGAACATTAGTCCGTGTTTTGGAAGgctctgaagaagaattaaTGGATATAGACTGGAATTTCTATAATATGTGCATCGCGAGTAACGGCCTTGAATCTGGCGATGTTTACATTTGGTCAATAATCATCGCACCAAAATGGAGTGCCTTGGCTCCAGactttgaagaagttgaagaaaacattgattatcaagaaaaggaagatgaatttgacCAGGTTGACGAATTGGAACAGCAACAAGAGCTTAATCAAGTAGAGGAGGTGGATATCGATCTTATAACCAATGAGCGGTTTGACGTGCGAGGAAATGACCTGCTCGTCCCCTTATTCACGATTCCCACCAACTATGAACGCATTTTGATGATGCAATTGCCAAAGCAATGA
- the ERP1 gene encoding Erp1p (similar to Saccharomyces cerevisiae ERP1 (YAR002C- A) and ERP6 (YGL002W); ancestral locus Anc_4.124), giving the protein MLFDNFLQLIFLWLYMSSKVSGFYYYGNGGDRKCFSKELSKETLLNIQYNVQSYDENMKTYVNANNQEFDVLFDVEETFDDNHRVVSQKMVPSGLFTFLAIESGEHRFCISPQATKWMSKGKTKVTLEFLIGKDAQIDSKKKSSFQTLHNKINILNEKVLEIRREQKLIREREALFRDASESVNSSAMWWTIVQLIVLIGTCAWQMRHLRTFFVKQKVL; this is encoded by the coding sequence ATGCTTTTCgacaattttttgcaattgatcTTCCTCTGGTTATATATGTCCTCAAAGGTATCGGGATTTTATTATTACGGAAACGGTGGGGATCGTAAGTGCTTCAGCAAGGAGTTGTCAAAGGAAACATTATTGAACATCCAGTACAATGTGCAGTCTTATGATGAAAACATGAAAACGTATGTTAACGCCAACAATCAGGAGTTTGATGTCCTTTTTGATGTGGAAGAGacatttgatgataatcATCGGGTGGTATCCCAAAAAATGGTTCCCTCTGGTCTTTTTACATTTTTAGCAATTGAATCTGGTGAACACAGGTTTTGCATTTCGCCTCAAGCTACAAAGTGGATGAGCAAGGGCAAGACCAAAGTTACTTTAGAGTTTCTGATAGGTAAAGATGCTCAAATAGActccaaaaagaaaagttcGTTTCAAACATTACACAACAagatcaatattttgaatgagaAAGTGTTAGAAATTAGAAGAGAACAAAAGTTGATAAGGGAACGTGAAGCATTGTTCAGAGATGCATCAGAATCTGTCAATTCGAGTGCAATGTGGTGGACGATCGTTCAACTTATTGTGTTAATAGGAACTTGCGCTTGGCAAATGAGGCACTTGAGaacattttttgttaaGCAAAAAGTGTTGTAA
- the NUP60 gene encoding FG-nucleoporin NUP60 (similar to Saccharomyces cerevisiae NUP60 (YAR002W); ancestral locus Anc_4.125) has translation MEQQGKSYSRGQATAPYRGPLKSQKVTKPSFFNKLKRILDRKTDFIASGLHASQHPGIYTSTSGKTDQRMANIPGGFFSPDNSNTVLHLPKRQRAEPRDFSSASVAESHYSMGSEAADENRSADISNAKLADFFRGKGDQPLSDMEMEGVISLMRKSSTAQSSRRGSIANSINQAKDYTDLGTSRVLKSSRAPSLTSFRAPSFVPKYDISSGSHSTANTGLRSASGRRRVFDYSNMPSPYRTTVYKYSAADNKELSITEASSSAPIVATTKNPAQEDSFSSFGGEHKRLSNTASALVSLLDEAAPDQQQLPSRMANPYSSHVRTYKKVLGGTIKRERVIEHKDKKKTDDLARTQHETTSSEWLPKQVQSSLDKYKPVRSSSLRAGIEIGDHSSKSESNTEDALKELPTSRFTFNFNNVVEKKESNEHKGRADEVKPSFEFSKFENPLSSSHKLFNDLEQQSNSRSSIRNSNNGISKDPNRYSLAAANTQVADDSSPCNSVSTPKISFKKPVISKVNEKFDFGSPFLSNLNTDGIDDDKVKQFRSSFIF, from the coding sequence ATGGAACAACAGGGAAAGTCATATTCTCGCGGCCAAGCGACGGCACCCTATAGAGGGCCATTGAAGTCTCAAAAAGTGACGAAACCtagttttttcaacaaactCAAAAGGATTTTAGATAGAAAAACAGATTTCATTGCTAGCGGTTTGCATGCTTCACAGCATCCGGGAATTTATACAAGCACAAGTGGCAAGACAGATCAGCGCATGGCAAACATACCTGGTGGATTCTTCAGTCCCGACAACTCAAACACTGTTCTTCACTTGCCTAAGCGTCAAAGAGCTGAACcaagagatttttcaagtgCAAGTGTCGCTGAAAGTCACTATTCAATGGGAAGCGAAGCTGCTGACGAGAATAGGTCTGCCGATATCTCCAATGCTAAATTGGCTGACTTTTTTCGAGGGAAGGGCGACCAACCTTTATCAGATATGGAAATGGAGGGTGTGATTTCATTAATGCGGAAATCAAGCACTGCCCAAAGCTCTCGCAGAGGCTCCATTGCAAACTCCATCAATCAAGCGAAAGACTATACCGATCTAGGAACTTCTCGTGTACTCAAGAGCTCAAGAGCGCCATCTTTAACATCATTCAGGGCACCGTCGTTTGTTCCGAAATATGACATCTCGAGTGGTTCACATTCAACTGCAAATACCGGGCTCAGATCCGCGTCGGGTCGTAGACGAGTATTTGACTATTCAAATATGCCATCGCCTTATAGAACAACGGTTTACAAGTACAGTGCAGCGGACAACAAAGAACTCTCAATAACAGAAGCATCTTCGTCTGCACCCATAGTTGCTACTACAAAAAATCCAGCGCAGGAGGATTCTTTCTCCTCGTTTGGTGGTGAGCATAAAAGATTAAGCAATACTGCTTCTGCATTGGTTTCTCTTCTCGATGAAGCAGCGCCTGACCAGCAGCAGCTGCCCTCTCGCATGGCAAATCCTTACTCCTCTCATGTTCGCACATACAAAAAAGTATTAGGAGGGACAATCAAACGTGAACGTGTAATTGAACAcaaggataaaaaaaagacgGATGATCTTGCAAGAACTCAACACGAGACTACTAGTTCTGAATGGTTACCAAAGCAAGTTCAAAGCTCATTGGACAAATACAAACCCGTCAGATCGTCATCTTTACGTGCAGGTATCGAAATAGGTGATCATTCATCTAAAAGTGAAAGTAATACCGAAGACGCATTAAAGGAACTTCCCACATCGCGTTTCACATTCAACTTCAATAATGTAGTGGAGAAAAAGGAATCAAATGAACACAAAGGAAGAGCAGACGAAGTAAAAccttcttttgaattttcaaagtttgaaaatccGCTATCTTCATCTCACAAACTCTTCAACGATCTGGAACAGCAGTCTAACAGCAGAAGTTCGATAAGAAATTCCAATAATggtatttcaaaagaccCCAACAGATATTCCTTAGCAGCTGCAAATACACAAGTAGCGGATGACTCGTCACCCTGTAATTCTGTATCGACACCCAAGATTTCTTTTAAAAAGCCAGTTATTTCAAAAGTAAACGAAAAATTCGATTTTGGCTCACCCTTTCTCTCTAATTTAAACACAGACGGCATAGATGACGATAAAGTCAAGCAATTTAGATCttctttcatattttga
- the CDH1 gene encoding Cdh1p (similar to Saccharomyces cerevisiae CDH1 (YGL003C); ancestral locus Anc_4.122) — protein sequence MSGFPENPFMNNTPSSSPSKSVDGNRVLKRPLGNNSSSSLLSSPSRRARTSGSVIYGDRFIPNRTSIDLNSMKSIGNTASVPTLIPSVTEDQVELQRERQSRETFDTVLKNELFGEKLLRDAIGKESSIDRIKNTKPAIPCYQSAAATASVEYEEDMPTTPPDSDERPQSAPVTPRRALPQGPEESYRPSSNSMRGASLLTYRERTGTRPSTTSILQSHFFDSASPVRPESKQLLLSPGKKFRQIAKIPYRVLDAPSLADDFYYDLIDWSSTDVLAVALGKSIFLTDNNTGDVIHLCDTENGFTSLRWVGAGSHLAVGQTDGLVEIYDVIKRKCIRTLSGHMDRVACLTWNNHILSSGSRDRSILHRDVRAPDSFFERIETHSQEVCGLKWNPETNKLASGGNDNVVHVYDGTIKTPMFSFNEHTAAVKAMAWSPHKRGVLATGGGTADRKLKVWNTITGSKLCDVDTGSQVCNMVWSNNTDEIVTSHGYSRYNLTVWDYQTMDPVAILKGHSFRVLHMTLSADGTTVVSGAGDETLRYWKIFGKVKAKTNPNSIIFSSLNQIR from the coding sequence ATGTCGGGCTTTCCGGAGAATCCATTCATGAATAATACGCCATCATCCTCgccttcaaaatctgtAGATGGTAATAGAGTTCTTAAGCGTCCCTTAGGGAACAATTCTAGCTCATCTTTGCTTTCTTCACCTAGTCGACGAGCCAGAACTTCTGGATCAGTCATATACGGTGATCGGTTCATACCTAATAGGACAAGCATTGATCTCAATAGTATGAAATCGATAGGTAATACTGCTAGTGTTCCCACATTGATTCCATCGGTTACAGAAGATCAAGTCGAGCTACAGAGGGAAAGACAATCACGAGAAACTTTTGATACTGTACTCAAAAACGAATTATTTGGAGAGAAGTTATTAAGAGATGCCATTGGTAAAGAAAGCAGCATAGATCGAATAAAAAACACAAAGCCAGCTATACCTTGCTATCAGAGTGCTGCTGCGACTGCTTCTGTTGAAtatgaagaagatatgCCCACTACCCCGCCAGATAGCGATGAACGTCCCCAGTCAGCTCCTGTTACTCCGAGAAGAGCTCTCCCGCAAGGTCCGGAAGAATCCTATCGTCCCTCGAGTAACTCAATGAGAGGTGCAAGTCTTTTGACTTACCGAGAACGTACTGGAACCAGACCTTCAACTACGTCTATATTACAgtctcatttttttgattcagCATCACCTGTCCGCCCCGAATCGAAGCAATTATTGTTATCTCCGGGGAAAAAATTTCGCCAAATTGCGAAAATTCCTTATAGAGTACTGGATGCGCCATCCTTGGCTGATGATTTCTACTATGACTTGATCGACTGGTCCTCTACAGATGTATTGGCAGTGGCGCTAGGgaaatcaatatttttgactGATAACAATACAGGGGACGTGATTCACCTATGTGACACCGAAAATGGATTCACGAGTCTACGTTGGGTTGGAGCTGGCTCTCATCTAGCTGTTGGACAAACCGATGGATTGGTTGAGATATATGATGtgataaaaaggaaatgcaTCCGGACACTCTCTGGTCACATGGATAGAGTTGCTTGTCTAACATGGAATAATCATATTCTCAGCTCAGGTAGTCGAGATAGGTCTATTTTACATAGAGATGTAAGGGCGCCtgattctttctttgagcGAATCGAAACTCATTCTCAGGAGGTTTGTGGTTTGAAATGGAATCCAGAAACTAATAAATTAGCATCCGGCGGTAATGATAACGTGGTTCATGTTTATGACGGCACAATCAAAACTCCTATGTTTAGCTTTAATGAACATACAGCTGCTGTCAAGGCTATGGCATGGTCTCCCCATAAGCGGGGGGTTTTGGCTACAGGCGGGGGCACAGCAGATCGGAAATTGAAGGTTTGGAATACTATCACTGGAAGCAAACTTTGTGATGTGGACACTGGATCGCAGGTTTGCAATATGGTTTGGTCCAACAACACTGATGAAATAGTGACTTCACATGGATATTCGAGGTACAACCTTACAGTCTGGGATTACCAAACAATGGATCCCGTGGCTATCCTTAAGGGACATAGCTTTCGTGTACTGCATATGACTCTATCTGCAGATGGAACGACGGTAGTTTCTGGTGCTGGTGATGAAACTCTCAGATATTGGAAGATTTTTGGTAAAGTGAAGGCAAAGACGAATCCTAACTCTATAATTTTCAGTTCCCTTAATCAAATCAGGTGA
- the ERG26 gene encoding sterol-4-alpha-carboxylate 3-dehydrogenase (decarboxylating) (similar to Saccharomyces cerevisiae ERG26 (YGL001C); ancestral locus Anc_4.126), whose protein sequence is MSELSSVLLIGGAGFLGLHLIQQFHDAMPEAMIHVFDVRPLPEKLSKQFTFNPEDITFHKGDLTSPDDVKEAITNSKATVVVHSASPMHGNTQKVYEMVNVEGTKNVIEVCKKCGVKALVYTSSAGVIFNGQDVHNADETWPIPTVPMDGYNETKAIAEDMILKANDPANDFLTVALRPAGIFGPGDRQLVPGLRAVAKLGQSKFQLGDNNNLFDWTYAGNVADSHVLAAQKLLDPSTAPKVCGETFFVTNDTPAYFWALARTVWKADGHIDKKVIVLQKPVALLAGYLSEFFSKLSGKEPGLTPFRVKIVCATRYHNISKAKDLLEYKPKVSIEEGIEKTLAWMDEDL, encoded by the coding sequence ATGTCAGAGCTATCCTCTGTACTTTTGATAGGTGGTGCTGGGTTCTTGGGATTGCATCTGATTCAGCAGTTCCATGATGCTATGCCTGAAGCAATGATTCATGTTTTTGATGTAAGGCCGTTGCCTGAGAAACTATCTAAGCAATTTACCTTTAATCCTGAAGATATTACGTTTCATAAGGGAGATCTTACTTCACCAGATGATGTTAAAGAAGCTATAACAAATAGTAAGGCTACAGTAGTTGTGCATTCCGCTTCTCCGATGCATGGTAATACCCAAAAAGTTTACGAAATGGTGAACGTTGAGGGTACGAAGAATGTCATTGAAGTTTGCAAAAAATGTGGTGTGAAAGCATTGGTTTATACCTCTTCAGCAGGtgtcattttcaatggtCAGGATGTACACAATGCAGACGAAACATGGCCTATACCAACAGTGCCTATGGACGGTTATAACGAAACAAAAGCCATTGCAGAAGatatgattttgaaggcaAATGATCCAGCTAATGATTTCTTAACGGTAGCGCTTCGTCCTGCCGGAATTTTTGGCCCTGGTGACCGTCAATTGGTTCCGGGTTTAAGAGCCGTTGCAAAATTAGGACAATCTAAGTTTCAACTTGGCGACAATAATAATTTGTTTGATTGGACATATGCCGGTAACGTTGCAGACTCCCACGTCTTAGCCGCTCAAAAACTGCTTGACCCATCCACTGCTCCCAAAGTGTGCGGAGAGACGTTTTTTGTTACCAACGATACTCCTGCCTATTTTTGGGCCCTGGCACGTACAGTGTGGAAGGCGGATGGTCACATTGACAAGAAAGTGATTGTTTTGCAAAAGCCAGTCGCACTTCTTGCAGGGTATCTTTCTGAGTTTTTCTCCAAACTAAGCGGTAAAGAACCTGGCCTAACCCCATTCAGAGTTAAAATTGTTTGCGCCACTCGTTATCATAACATAAGCAAAGCCAAAGATCTATTGGAATACAAACCAAAGGTAAGTATTGAAGAAGGCATTGAAAAAACGTTGGCTTGGATGGATGAGGATCTTTAA
- a CDS encoding uncharacterized protein (ancestral locus Anc_4.121), protein MTGQKITRKRVIKSCKYCYEHKLKCNKEKPCSTCVGLSVTDQCIYGFSKTSVGKEDENQRKSPLRLKNTTHGKVKKSKKLNTNSVIYKSKFSYPFFTSSINDRIICAEHYGQLTLDSVIRRNEITKFDRFSTPARSIDDVLVLLPPTQEAAMSQIETYFACIQPIIPILDQDRITEILSDVYQSLQERKNVNALNILLLMAIFFCSSYVAVASEVIPDLLLCNNYYKAYRYLLDVAEFPLRPLLESLRAFVIVNFVIDPNMVAATGYSSMLVRLGQQLGLHKSSTYKDLDLKLLWHFLIYIEGSSSVVCGFSFLTPSHFMSYVPLQELSHNIKTDISTAYAIGRYKINVMFRHTMALTSSTLLCKEDLDRTEKGIADLYEDIRSINESLRCSKSKFSDYFACTLNIFLFRLHLRYYALLCLHSEKDKILRKSSKEVAVMNSMDIEKILEVKQSFRKDVIHLSILLLFHTCKRLIQADIDKFVWYTRGSTVMQYLFVVLKDIYQHPTRSYKYSDFSCPIQGTVDSDIREIIETDSALYKYVLIEVVLGLMELKLASLWNNEDLYKFLLVKTLKEKVWQACEQQTTHHRETLHTLERKTLFCTGMRQLQNMKSVNFEEYLKNWESEKAPIDLEKILNNWLLDFQ, encoded by the coding sequence ATGACTGGTCAAAAAATCACAAGGAAAAGAGTAATTAAGTCTTGTAAGTACTGTTATGAACACAAGTTGAAATGCAATAAGGAAAAGCCATGCTCAACTTGTGTTGGGTTAAGTGTCACAGACCAATGTATCTACGGATTCAGTAAAACATCTGTTGGCAAAGAGGACGAAAACCAACGTAAGAGTCCTCTTCGATTGAAGAATACCACACATGGGAAGGtcaagaaatcaaagaaattgaacacAAATTCAGTAATATATAAATCTAAGTTCTCCTACCCATTTTTCACAAGTTCAATCAATGATAGAATCATATGTGCTGAGCATTATGGTCAACTGACGCTAGATAGCGTAATTAGGCGAAATGAAATTACTAAATTTGATAGATTTTCGACTCCCGCACGTAGCATCGATGATGTTCTGGTACTGCTACCACCCACTCAAGAAGCTGCGATGAGTCAAATTGAGACATATTTTGCTTGCATCCAGCCGATTATTCCCATTTTGGACCAAGATAGAATTACAGAGATTCTCTCAGATGTATATCAGTCTTTGCAGGAGCGGAAAAATGTGAATGCTCTGAACATTCTTCTCCTCATGgcaatcttcttttgttccTCTTATGTCGCTGTTGCATCTGAGGTTATTCCTGACTTGCTTTTATGCAATAATTACTATAAAGCCTACAGGTACCTACTGGATGTTGCTGAATTTCCATTAAGACCCTTATTAGAGTCTCTGCGTGCTTTTGTCATTGTAAACTTTGTCATTGACCCAAATATGGTTGCTGCAACTGGTTATTCGAGTATGTTGGTCAGGCTAGGCCAGCAATTGGGTCTGCATAAAAGTTCTACGTACAAGGACTTGGATCTCAAATTGTTGTGGCACTTTCTAATATATATTGAAGGTTCCTCTTCCGTAGTTTGCGGCTTTTCATTCCTCACGCCATCGCATTTCATGAGTTACGTGCCATTGCAAGAGCTAAGTCACAATATTAAAACTGATATTTCCACAGCATATGCAATTGGCAGGTACAAAATTAATGTTATGTTTCGCCACACTATGGCATTGACCTCCAGCACACTTTTGTGCAAGGAGGACCTAGACAGAACGGAAAAGGGTATTGCAGATTTGTATGAGGATATACGTTCCATCAATGAAAGTTTGCGATGTTCAAAATCTAAATTCTCAGATTACTTTGCATGCACTCTCaacatttttctcttcagGTTGCATCTGAGATACTATGCACTATTATGCTTACACTCCGAGAAAGACAAAATCTTGCGTAAAAGCAGTAAAGAAGTAGCTGTCATGAATTCAATGGATATCGAGAAAATCTTAGAGGTGAAACAATCTTTTAGAAAAGATGTAATTCACCTTTCAATATTGTTACTATTTCACACGTGCAAGAGATTAATTCAAGCAGATATTGACAAATTTGTCTGGTACACTCGGGGATCAACTGTTATGCAATATTTGTTCGTTGTTTTGAAGGACATATATCAGCATCCAACGAGGTCGTACAAATATTCCGATTTTTCATGTCCAATTCAAGGCACAGTCGATTCTGACATTCGCGAAATTATAGAGACGGATTCTGCCCTTTATAAGTACGTTTTGATTGAAGTTGTGTTGGGGTTaatggaattgaaattggCATCATTATGGAATAATGAAGACTTGTATAAGTTCTTATTAGTCAAAACACTCAAGGAAAAGGTTTGGCAAGCGTGCGAACAACAAACTACACATCATCGAGAAACATTACACACACTTGAGAGGAAGACACTCTTTTGTACTGGCATGAGGCAGTTGCAGAACATGAAGAGTGTTAACTTCGAAGAATACCTCAAAAATTGGGAGTCAGAAAAGGCGCCGATTGATCTCGAAAAGATACTCAATAACTGGCTGCTGGACTTTCAATAG